The proteins below come from a single Prolixibacter sp. NT017 genomic window:
- the upp gene encoding uracil phosphoribosyltransferase, protein MIHILGENNSLFNQFIAEIRDEVVQKDSLRFRRNLERVGEIFAYEISKQLEFKTADVTTPLGVAKVPTLAQQPVLATILRAGLPLHQGLLNYFDQGENCFISAYRKYDESGEFHIEFEYISSPSVDDKIVILSDPMLATGASMEIGYRALLEKGTPKHVHMVSVIASQEGVDYLRKHMPENNYTLWIGAIDQEMTPKSYIVPGLGDAGDLAYGVKMDSKKKTHNR, encoded by the coding sequence ATGATTCACATACTTGGCGAAAACAATTCCCTCTTTAATCAATTCATAGCTGAAATCAGGGACGAAGTTGTACAGAAAGATTCACTCCGGTTCCGCCGGAATTTAGAACGTGTAGGAGAGATTTTTGCTTACGAAATCAGCAAACAGCTCGAATTTAAAACAGCGGATGTGACAACTCCCCTTGGAGTGGCCAAAGTTCCCACATTAGCGCAACAGCCGGTTTTGGCAACTATTCTACGTGCCGGACTTCCGCTCCACCAGGGATTGCTCAACTATTTCGACCAGGGCGAAAACTGTTTCATTTCAGCTTATCGCAAATACGACGAAAGCGGCGAATTCCACATCGAGTTTGAATATATTTCATCTCCATCGGTCGACGACAAAATCGTCATCCTCTCTGACCCAATGCTGGCAACCGGTGCTTCGATGGAAATCGGTTACCGGGCTTTGCTTGAAAAAGGTACTCCCAAACACGTGCACATGGTTTCAGTAATTGCCAGCCAGGAAGGCGTTGATTACCTAAGGAAACACATGCCGGAAAATAATTATACACTTTGGATTGGAGCTATCGACCAGGAAATGACACCCAAATCATATATCGTACCCGGATTAGGTGATGCAGGCGATTTGGCCTACGGAGTGAAAATGGATTCGAAGAAAAAGACACATAACCGGTAA
- the folK gene encoding 2-amino-4-hydroxy-6-hydroxymethyldihydropteridine diphosphokinase, translating into MLQVDILLGGNVGDTLEIFSKAKGQLIDKAGAIVRESSLYRTEAWGFDSDPFLNQVVTLKTKLLPHELLQILLSVEAFFGRERKGEGYAARTLDLDILFVEEQIINTSDLVVPHPRMGERRFVLEPLSELYPDLIHPVTGKTISRMLAECDDTSSVEKL; encoded by the coding sequence ATGCTTCAGGTTGATATTTTACTGGGAGGAAATGTGGGCGACACGCTGGAAATATTCAGCAAAGCCAAAGGCCAACTCATCGATAAAGCCGGGGCCATCGTGCGGGAGTCATCGCTTTACCGGACCGAGGCCTGGGGCTTTGATTCCGATCCGTTTTTGAACCAGGTTGTCACCCTGAAAACAAAACTGCTTCCGCATGAATTGTTGCAAATACTCCTTTCGGTAGAAGCATTTTTCGGTCGCGAACGCAAAGGGGAAGGGTATGCTGCCCGGACGCTTGATCTTGACATTCTTTTCGTGGAGGAACAAATCATTAACACATCGGATCTGGTGGTTCCGCATCCGCGAATGGGAGAGCGGCGTTTTGTTCTGGAACCATTGAGTGAGCTCTATCCTGACCTGATTCATCCGGTTACCGGAAAAACTATCAGCCGGATGCTTGCTGAATGTGACGATACTTCTTCGGTTGAAAAACTGTAG
- the sppA gene encoding signal peptide peptidase SppA encodes MNSFWKVFLATLLAMFIGVILFFFISIGFLSSLASFAEPTVQVANNSVLTLKLDNRIVDRKSNNPFEDMDIPVPGISSTPTTGLNQILRSIKKAKTDDHIKGIYLNLSDIGAGYATVEEIRDALKDFKTSDKFIYAYSDNISQKAYYLATVADSLIMNPRGMFDFRGLSAQRTFYKKAMDKFGIDMQIIRGRNNKFKSAVEPFMYEKMSEANREQTKVYLNSIWDHLLQGISETRNIPVDSLQAFANEVQTFRMPQKALGEGFFDNLKYKDQVLNDLRELTGVGKDKDIPSIGPGKYDKVPEKLDGKGLAKNKIAVIYAQGEIDPGSDGSYYIDSKKISQTIRQARQDSTIKAVVFRVNSPGGSAYGSEVIWREVELTQKVKPVVVSMGDLAASGGYYISCAAGTILAEPTTITGSIGIFGMIPNFHDLLSNKIGITFDEVNTNTHSDMPTVSRAMTPFEHDLMQNYVEKGYELFLKRVATGRDTTSTYIDGIGQGRVWTGENGKQIGLVDKFGGLNDAIKLAANQAGVENYRIKELPKEKDPFEEILKSFSTAAKVKMSEYVLGDSYQTWENINRVSHMNGLYTMLPYTLEIR; translated from the coding sequence ATGAATAGTTTTTGGAAAGTTTTTTTGGCCACTTTACTGGCCATGTTCATTGGAGTTATCCTCTTCTTTTTCATTTCCATCGGCTTTCTGTCATCGCTGGCTTCATTTGCCGAGCCCACCGTGCAGGTTGCCAATAACTCAGTATTGACCCTCAAGTTGGATAACCGCATTGTTGACCGGAAATCGAATAATCCGTTTGAGGATATGGACATTCCGGTACCTGGTATCAGCTCAACTCCGACCACCGGGCTCAATCAGATTTTGCGATCGATTAAGAAAGCGAAAACTGATGACCACATCAAAGGTATCTACCTGAATCTTTCGGACATTGGTGCCGGTTATGCTACCGTGGAAGAAATCCGTGATGCGCTCAAGGATTTTAAAACATCTGACAAATTTATTTACGCTTACTCTGACAACATTTCGCAAAAAGCTTACTACCTGGCGACGGTAGCCGACAGCCTTATCATGAATCCCCGCGGCATGTTCGATTTCAGGGGACTGAGCGCGCAACGAACTTTCTACAAAAAAGCCATGGACAAGTTCGGCATCGATATGCAAATCATTCGCGGCCGGAACAACAAGTTCAAGTCGGCGGTTGAACCGTTCATGTACGAAAAGATGAGTGAAGCGAACCGGGAACAAACGAAGGTTTACCTCAATAGCATCTGGGACCATCTCCTTCAGGGAATCTCCGAAACGAGAAACATTCCGGTTGATTCACTTCAGGCATTTGCCAACGAAGTACAAACCTTCCGCATGCCTCAAAAAGCGTTGGGTGAAGGATTCTTCGATAACCTGAAATACAAAGACCAGGTGTTAAATGATTTGCGCGAACTGACCGGCGTTGGAAAAGACAAAGACATTCCAAGCATCGGTCCGGGTAAATACGACAAGGTACCAGAGAAGCTCGATGGCAAAGGTTTGGCGAAAAACAAAATCGCCGTTATTTACGCGCAGGGTGAAATTGACCCCGGAAGTGACGGTTCCTACTACATCGATTCGAAGAAAATATCACAAACCATCCGCCAGGCAAGACAAGATTCAACCATCAAGGCAGTTGTCTTCCGTGTGAATTCCCCCGGAGGAAGTGCCTATGGTTCGGAAGTTATCTGGCGCGAAGTGGAATTAACCCAAAAAGTGAAGCCGGTGGTTGTTTCCATGGGTGATTTGGCAGCATCGGGAGGTTACTACATCTCGTGCGCAGCCGGTACTATTTTGGCCGAGCCTACCACCATTACCGGTTCGATAGGTATTTTCGGAATGATTCCGAACTTCCACGATCTTTTGTCCAACAAAATCGGTATCACCTTTGACGAGGTAAATACCAATACCCACTCCGATATGCCGACTGTCAGCAGGGCCATGACTCCTTTCGAACATGACCTCATGCAGAACTATGTAGAAAAGGGTTACGAACTGTTCCTGAAAAGAGTAGCTACCGGACGTGACACAACCAGTACGTATATCGATGGTATTGGCCAGGGACGCGTTTGGACCGGTGAGAATGGAAAACAAATTGGTTTGGTCGACAAGTTCGGTGGATTGAACGATGCCATTAAGCTGGCAGCCAACCAGGCTGGTGTTGAAAATTACCGCATCAAGGAATTGCCGAAAGAAAAAGACCCGTTCGAGGAAATCCTGAAGAGTTTCTCGACAGCCGCCAAAGTGAAAATGTCTGAATATGTGTTGGGTGACTCGTATCAAACATGGGAAAACATCAACCGTGTTTCGCACATGAATGGTTTGTACACAATGTTGCCATACACACTTGAAATCCGATAA
- the lpxK gene encoding tetraacyldisaccharide 4'-kinase, producing the protein MKKLIFIPLSWLYGLVVAIRNRLFEMDILHSKEFSIPTISVGNIAVGGTGKTPHTEYLVRLLHKEFKVATLSRGYKRKTKGFHIARVDSTVNEVGDEPLQIKQKFPEITVAVDEKRVHGVEELLKSEKHHRPEIILLDDAFQHRYINPGVNILLTEYSRLVTQDHLLPYGRLREKASNRIRANMIIVTKCPGELKPIDERIITKELDIKPFQNLYFTTLEYGAPVPVFPGKVREAYSHIDSAVLLVTGIANPEPLKEYLRHRTVEIHEIAFSDHRNFTPKDMERVEERFIEIQSSHKIIITTEKDMIRIKGLNHVPDIVKESLHYIPLEIKFLNDGKKNFDRKILNYVRENKSNFDLYSRANRV; encoded by the coding sequence GTGAAAAAATTGATATTCATACCTCTTTCGTGGTTGTATGGCCTTGTTGTCGCCATTCGGAACCGACTCTTCGAAATGGACATCCTCCATTCGAAGGAGTTTTCCATACCCACGATCTCGGTCGGCAATATTGCAGTTGGCGGAACCGGAAAAACACCACATACCGAATACCTGGTCCGGTTACTTCATAAGGAGTTCAAAGTCGCCACCCTCAGCCGCGGTTACAAACGAAAAACCAAAGGATTTCATATTGCCCGGGTCGATTCAACGGTAAATGAGGTGGGTGATGAGCCCCTGCAAATCAAACAGAAATTTCCGGAGATAACCGTCGCCGTCGATGAAAAAAGAGTGCACGGCGTAGAAGAATTACTCAAATCGGAAAAGCATCACCGACCTGAAATCATCCTGCTCGACGATGCCTTTCAGCACCGCTACATCAATCCGGGTGTGAATATCCTGCTGACCGAATACAGTCGTTTGGTTACACAGGATCATCTGTTGCCTTACGGCAGACTTCGTGAAAAAGCCTCGAACCGCATTCGTGCGAATATGATTATTGTAACCAAATGCCCGGGCGAACTCAAGCCCATCGACGAGCGTATTATTACGAAAGAGCTGGATATAAAACCTTTCCAAAACCTTTATTTCACAACACTGGAATATGGTGCACCAGTCCCTGTTTTCCCCGGTAAGGTAAGAGAAGCTTATTCCCACATCGATTCGGCTGTTTTATTGGTCACCGGTATTGCCAACCCCGAGCCTTTGAAGGAATATTTGCGGCACCGGACAGTCGAAATCCACGAGATTGCTTTTAGCGATCATCGTAATTTTACCCCAAAAGACATGGAACGCGTGGAAGAACGCTTCATTGAGATTCAGTCATCACACAAGATCATCATTACAACAGAAAAGGACATGATTCGGATAAAAGGCCTGAACCACGTCCCTGATATTGTCAAAGAGAGTTTACATTATATTCCACTGGAAATTAAATTCCTGAATGACGGCAAAAAGAATTTTGACCGAAAAATACTGAACTATGTTAGAGAAAATAAAAGCAACTTCGACCTATATTCAAGAGCAAACCGGGTATGA
- a CDS encoding purine-nucleoside phosphorylase produces the protein MLEKIKATSTYIQEQTGYEAEVGIILGTGLGGLAKEIDIEHSLNYSDIPNFPVSTVEGHAGRLIFGHLGGKKIIAMQGRFHFYEGYSLQDVTFPVRVLRQLGVRKLIVSNASGGLNPEYKVGDIMMLTDHINMFPGNPLIGPNLEELGPRFPDMSEAYNLHLRNLARKIALKNDISLEEGVYVGVAGPTFETPAEYKMFRVLGGDAVGMSTVPEVIVARHMDIDVFGISIVTDSGVPGEIVEISHEEVQEVAMKAEPKLSLIIRELIRQM, from the coding sequence ATGTTAGAGAAAATAAAAGCAACTTCGACCTATATTCAAGAGCAAACCGGGTATGAGGCGGAAGTAGGAATCATCCTGGGCACAGGATTGGGAGGCTTGGCGAAGGAAATCGACATTGAGCATTCGCTGAATTATTCTGATATCCCCAACTTTCCGGTTTCGACCGTTGAAGGACATGCCGGAAGGCTGATTTTCGGACACCTGGGCGGGAAGAAAATCATCGCCATGCAGGGACGTTTTCATTTCTACGAAGGATACTCATTGCAGGATGTCACTTTCCCTGTCCGTGTATTACGACAACTGGGTGTTCGTAAACTCATCGTCTCCAATGCCAGTGGCGGATTGAATCCCGAATACAAAGTGGGCGATATCATGATGCTCACCGACCACATCAATATGTTTCCGGGCAACCCATTAATTGGCCCCAACCTGGAAGAACTGGGACCGCGCTTTCCCGATATGAGTGAGGCTTACAATCTGCACCTCCGCAACCTGGCGCGGAAAATTGCGCTGAAGAATGACATCAGTCTTGAAGAAGGGGTGTACGTTGGCGTAGCTGGCCCAACTTTCGAAACACCAGCTGAATACAAGATGTTCCGGGTGTTGGGAGGCGATGCTGTTGGTATGTCGACCGTGCCCGAAGTAATTGTGGCCCGCCATATGGACATCGACGTTTTCGGTATTTCCATTGTGACCGACAGCGGCGTACCCGGCGAAATCGTCGAGATATCGCACGAA